aggcaaagtttagatgtttatgaagtgtcctatattttgactttagtggaaccttaagaCTCGTTTTAATTCAATGATTTAATTAGTATTTGTTTACTTGCTCGTTCGCTCGCTCGACGGCGCAttgattcattcattcattcaaagTAGAGGAGAAAAATCACGTACAAGCTGTTTTATCTATTGACgcacaaaattaccaaaaattaaaaaaataaaatagaaaattgcaTCTTACCTTGCATAGGAAATTAAAAGTCCAcactaataattttaataaaaatgaaaactttgaaACACCAGCAAGTAAATGTGTCGTTGCACTATAAGTTTTAATGTTACATTGTGAACTTATATTTCTTATCagttattgttttctttcaaactttgatatttttcaaaattagaacCATGTATATAAATAGGGGGAATATTctcaaattataaaactttttatttattttctcaacTATTATCAACAGCTTATCAAATTGTACCCTTTGAGTTATTCAACTTAGCTAAATATGGAtagtatttttctaattttgaatattttcgaGTGGATCGTCTACCAAAAATAGGATTTTTATCAGAAAGTTAGATAACCACTGATTAAATAGCTAAATGTGGCCGCTACTTTAATTTAAAGGATTATTTTGACCACCAGATGAACATCCGGTATATAATTTCATTCTTATTTCCACGCCTCTTTTACCGTTTATGGTAGCCCAATACCTAAAGCGCATGTGTATTCCAAAATTGACGTTTCAATTTTCCATAAAACAGTGAAAATCTGAGCactttttcataaaacaaaaatcatcatGAAAAACTTACAGAAAATTCTTccaacagaaaaatatttaggGAAGTTCGTTTTGGAGAACTTTATGGAGCTCAATGTTGTTTTGTGTGTGTTGGCTCTTGTGGTGTTTGCTGTTAACAGGTAAGAGTCTTCCCCTTAATTTGCAGTATCTTCGTGTATTCTAAGACtataacatttaatattttttcacagAATTTCGACTGTTTGATTGGTATTACACTATCTTTAAACgtgcaattatatatatatacaggagTACAACTTTATAATCATCAATTTTCTATCCttaaagttttcttttcttttccagGCATCTAAAAAGACATTATGGTGTATTTGATCGATTAGGAATTCCTGGACCAAAACCAAGCTGGCTCTGTGGAAATCTAGCTGAAATTTTGAGAAAGGTAGGTCTTATTTATGTAACACCTCACTGTGACTTTAAAATGAAGAATATCAGTAAAAGCGCTGGTCCTTTGCTTTTCGTATGTTTAAGCTTACTTTCTGTgtcttttggtctcttgtggacagttgtctcattggcactcataccacatcttcttttgatATATGTGTCATGGATTTATACACTTTATCCTTCATGTCTAACTTATCTGGGtactttttatgaaaaaaatacatttggaCTAttgaagtgattttttttaattaaaatgatatacctgagaatttttcaaataagcttaacaattgttatttaatattttagggACAGTTCCAAGCCATTATGGAATGGAGAAGTCAGTACGGACGAGTATTTGGGTAAGTTTcagatattatataaaattgttcCATAAGAACTGAATTTCTAATCGTGGgtaaacagattttattttcatgggaatatttggtttactttttttcaaattaatcaactttgttaaaatgtattttgaggttatatcttttgttttttagaatTGAGAGTAGATAACTTTGCATAGAttgtttctatatttaaaagacACACgtataatttttgtatatttttttttttaggtattttGAAGGATATACTCCTGTTCTTTCTGTATCTGATCCTGAAATAGTTAAACAAGTTCTAGTGAAAGACTTTCAGAATTTTAGCCATCGAAAGGtaatttaacaatttatttagtgattttaaaaaatgcaattcAACATGATTCCTATGTAATAAAACGAAATTTATGTCAATGCAGTTAACTGTTtcaatttctttagtataccaAGGAGCAATCAAGCTCATAACAAGTAAGATAACTTAAACAttgtaaaaacaaagatttattttacTAAATTAATGTACAATACCAGGACAGAGAAGgaaatatatctttatgttttcttttgcagCAATTCCCTCTTGCACCAAGAAAAAGTCTGGGCCTCTTTCTGGAAAACGGCAGCCAATGGAAGCGAAGCCGGTCATTGCTGACACCTGTTTTCAGCTCAGGAAAATTGAAACAGATGTACAGCACAATGTCAGATAGAGTTGACCACCTGATGGATAATCTTGAAAATAAGAAGGACGTTTCAATAGATATGTATGagtaagtaaatatttttacaatgtaaGAGTATGTTGCTTCTTTCAGCAGCAAGTtggtttgttctttaaaatctctttctttttttccaacCTTAACATgagaaacaattaaaatttcaagatttgCTGTTTCCatattaatttctttatttaaacaCGCTATCGACTAATAATTTTATGTGTGCCTCTTTCATACTGATGTTTTAACATTTAGTGTTTATTttacgttattttttttcagtttattccAATGCTTGACCCTTGATGTTATTGGACGATGCGCTTTTGGACTACAAACCAATGCCCAGATAGACTCCAATGACCCGTTCCTGATTAACATTAGAACCTTGTTCAGTTACATCAGTAAAACATTCATTTTGCCTTTAGTTAGTAAgtactattttatttaatacattataccAGATGACCAACGCTTAAATGGACTTCTGTCAGATTACTGGAATCCTATtacaattatatcaattttatttgtgaatcatatttcaagttattttgaataaatacatcGATAGTATTGAAAGagtcaatatttttaataagtataaaaaagCACTAACTTTAATTAAtgcaagtttaaaattttaagtaatGTAAACAACTTGTGTTTGCAACATGAGAACGTATATTGACAAGATCGTAGTCACGGTTGACGCATAGTTACTCGTATGCATCACATTTACCGATAGTTATATCTGTTGaagtaaatttcaaaaagtttcaTTTTGACTTTTCAGTGGCAGTACCATTTGTTCAGCACTTTATATTTGCCTTGAAGAGAGTTGTGTTACTGTTGGGATCAAATCCAGTAGAATGGCTAAGAAAGCAATTGACAGAAGTAATCAATATCAGGAAGAATATGGGGGTAAGAGAATGATTTCAACCATTAAATAGATATGATCGATTGATTCTTAGAATATAATTGAGAGTCTTAACAACTTACTATCAGAAAAGCAATGTGAACAATATGTGTAGAGTTTAAGCAATTCGATGAAAATTAATGCTATCGGGAACAAAACTAAACTTTACATGCCTTTATTATAGCGTCAATATATTGACCAATACGAAGAAATAGAAACTTTTTTTGAGGGAATCGTTTTACTAAAAGCAATGAAAATTATCAGAGGATTCCTTTTTAgaattaattcatttaaaatgaaatgaacaaaATCGAAATGGACTTTTAACCAATTCGACCGTCACTATTTGTTGTTCATGATTcaacttttcggcatatcctgTATGAGATCATAATTAAAACTAAGAAAGGACCATGttatacttttataatttaccaagatatttctttttacaggCAGGTAATAATGCAACTGATTTGGTGCATCAAATGCTGTTTGTAgacaaaaaaggaaagaaaCCAATGTCGGAGAGGGAAATTGTAGCACAAAGTCTGACGTTCCTATTGGCTGGATACGAAACTACCAGTGCAGTGCTAGCTTTCCTTACTCATTTGTTGGCACGACATCCAGATGTACAGTCACGACTATCAGACGAAATACTCAATAAAATTGGAAAGGtgagatattttttgttttaagaatcAAATTGTTTCTTTAAATCTTTTCAATTGAATTGGTGAATTTGggaataaaaaaatccaaatcaaTGCATTAAAATGAAATCTGTTTACTGAAAACtactttgatataaaaaagaattagagaaacaaATATGGCAAAGAACGACTGAAAATCCACTACAAGAATATAATCAAGCACCAGAAAATAAAATCGTCATAGAAAAACTAGTTTTGATTGTTGGATTATCATTATTACTTAATTTTTATGAGggcttttttaattattttcaatttttattcttttttaggAGGAGATAACCTATGATTCCCTGTCCTACATGCCATATTTCAACATGGTGTTTGATGAAGTTTGTCGCTTATATCCAACTGCGTCGCTGTAAGTATAAGTTAAAtttctttaagttttgaaaacttttattttagataattaattgaTTCTTccctaaaaaatatattgaaaaaagattGAACAGCAAAGAGAAGAACTAAGAATGAAGTATAAACGATTCAGGTTTTAAACacaacaaataattttcataatctTCAATAAgttaattaaattaaacaatatgcaaacaagatatttatatgtattttttaacattt
The genomic region above belongs to Mytilus trossulus isolate FHL-02 chromosome 7, PNRI_Mtr1.1.1.hap1, whole genome shotgun sequence and contains:
- the LOC134726824 gene encoding cytochrome P450 3A11-like, with the protein product MELNVVLCVLALVVFAVNRHLKRHYGVFDRLGIPGPKPSWLCGNLAEILRKGQFQAIMEWRSQYGRVFGYFEGYTPVLSVSDPEIVKQVLVKDFQNFSHRKQFPLAPRKSLGLFLENGSQWKRSRSLLTPVFSSGKLKQMYSTMSDRVDHLMDNLENKKDVSIDMYDLFQCLTLDVIGRCAFGLQTNAQIDSNDPFLINIRTLFSYISKTFILPLVMAVPFVQHFIFALKRVVLLLGSNPVEWLRKQLTEVINIRKNMGAGNNATDLVHQMLFVDKKGKKPMSEREIVAQSLTFLLAGYETTSAVLAFLTHLLARHPDVQSRLSDEILNKIGKEEITYDSLSYMPYFNMVFDEVCRLYPTASLIVTRKAARDCVYGNVKIPAGMNVQVDVWGLHHDTELWEDAKKFDPERFSSTNKDKIIPFSFIPFGAGPRSCIGARFAMLETKIAIVRVLQKYRFEQSPETKEELELECRGAIVPKDGVFVKIVPKEQVF